One window of Entelurus aequoreus isolate RoL-2023_Sb linkage group LG06, RoL_Eaeq_v1.1, whole genome shotgun sequence genomic DNA carries:
- the LOC133652317 gene encoding arrestin domain-containing protein 3-like, with protein MTGPGSVIIVHRRQLIPPFYEAFFLICLPIRVSTMFAETFKDFNINFNNRDTFCSGDAITGHISFELPKATKIRSVSMCLKGQAHVHWSTAGGKNRNRKRFSAKIDFFNLKSMILTEGAVGEAAKLPAGRHVYPFTCHIPQGDFPSSFRGPCGQISYHLTVSIDRPWHLSKDFVTELNFVHHINSSQPDLFSPLSGSNIMNVGFLCCASGPITMTASVEKKVFTLGETVKLNCVFSNASSRTVTPKVKLLQKQRYYTLNKAHKRLVVKNLVSQTGLPYGAGTSVIRTEMTVTIPTDTSLSISNCSILEVEYVIELKLGVSASWDLTLLFPIIIDDIPFHSPPPLYGE; from the exons ATGACTGGGCCGGGTAGCGTTATTATTGTGCATCGTCGTCAACTAATTCCACCCTTTTATGAGGCTTTTTTCCTTATTTGTTTACCAATTCGGGTGTCAACGATGTTCGCCGAAACCTTCAAGGACTtcaacattaattttaataacagGGATACGTTTTGCAGTGGAGACGCAATCACAGGACATATTTCCTTCGAGCTCCCCAAGGCGACGAAGATCAGATCGGTCTCCATGTGTCTGAAGGGGCAGGCACACGTCCACTGGTCCACCGCCGGGGGCAAGAATAGGAATCGAAAGAGATTTTCTGCAAAGATCGACTTTTTTAACCTCAAAAGCATGATTTTGACGGAAGGAG CTGTTGGGGAAGCTGCTAAACTTCCGGCCGGCAGACATGTGTATCCATTTACATGTCATATTCCACAAGG GGACTTCCCATCCAGCTTCCGTGGGCCTTGTGGTCAAATAAGCTACCACTTGACTGTGAGCATCGACAGACCGTGGCATTTGTCAAAGGATTTTGTGACAGAGCTCAACTTTGTGCATCACATCAATTCCAGCCAGCCAGACCTGTTT TCTCCTCTCTCAGGCTCCAACATCATGAACGTGGGCTTCCTTTGTTGTGCCTCGGGTCCCATCACAATGACAGCCAGCGTGGAGAAGAAAGTCTTTACACTAG GTGAAACGGTCAAGTTAAATTGCGTCTTCAGCAACGCTTCGTCTCGGACAGTGACTCCAAAGGTCAAACTTCTGCAGAAGCAGCGCTACTATACTCTCAACAAGGCCCATAAAAGGCTGGTGGTAAAGAACTTGGTCTCCCAGACCGGGCTGCCCTACGGCGCTGGCACTTCAGTTATACGCACTGAGATGACCGTTACTATTCCCACGGACACGTCCCTCTCCATCTCCAACTGCAGCATCTTAGAGGTGGAGTACGTGATTGAG CTGAAGCTCGGTGTCAGTGCTTCCTGGGACCTCACCCTGTTGTTTCCCATCATCATTGATGACATCCCTTTTCATAGTCCCCCTCCACTTTATGGGGAGTAA